In the genome of Mercurialis annua linkage group LG8, ddMerAnnu1.2, whole genome shotgun sequence, the window TGTTATCGCATATGGGCAATCAATTGCAGTTGTTCATATTTATGAAACCGCTATGAAGAATGATATATGGGTGATGAAAGAGTATGGCGTGTACAATTCATGGACCAACTTAGGCAAGTTGCACAATGAAGACAGAGCATCAGCTGCAATGTTCTTCAGGAAGAATGGGCAATTCATGATGGATTCTTTTGggaaatttttttcatttgattttgctACCCAAAGTTTCACACATCTCTTCCCGGATTTGGAGGAAATCAAGGCTATCCAGGGTACGGTGGGTACGGTGGAACGTTGGCCTGCTTCTGTTTTTACCTATATGGAGACCCTGGCCTTACTTGATAGAGGAAACTTGAAGATGAATCAGGCCAGTCGCAAAATTTAGGTATCCCACATGCTCGTGTTTCTATATGTAATTGTGTTCTAGGTTGCAGAATGCATTAGGAATTCATGTTGTCCACATACATGTGTTGATAAAAATGATACGGTACGCAATTGC includes:
- the LOC130014944 gene encoding F-box/kelch-repeat protein At3g06240-like, whose amino-acid sequence is MSNCFDSTTNDFKVWRLLSRFDFESRPNAKAEVYSLNAVSWKNISHITPQYRIPSSFIFKRQSIPFVNGALHMIACDCTSLGKGTNLVLVFDVKDENFREILLPDCLMNYDSECMLFVIAYGQSIAVVHIYETAMKNDIWVMKEYGVYNSWTNLGKLHNEDRASAAMFFRKNGQFMMDSFGKFFSFDFATQSFTHLFPDLEEIKAIQGTVGTVERWPASVFTYMETLALLDRGNLKMNQASRKI